The Aedes albopictus strain Foshan chromosome 2, AalbF5, whole genome shotgun sequence region CCAGGCCACCGCAACTCGTTGCGGATTTGCCCGAGATTGGCGCGCCGCCATTGTTAGTTGTTTTTGTTCCCGGGGCTACTACTACGTTGGTACGTACGTGTGTCAGCATTGCCACATAATTTGCTAGCACTTTTGCGCTTTTGCCGGCTCTGCTGCTGCTCTGTCGGTCTATTTATGCCTCCGATGACTTCTAGTTTCGGAGTTAGTAGTACAAACGAGCTGCTGTTGGTTGTTAGCTGCCGTCATATGCGAGTGCATTCGTAAGCCGCACGCTTTACATCTATTCGCATTCAGGAGCTAGACCGCGTACAGCTTAGTGGGGACATGATGCAGTTATGTTTCTGTTTAATGGTGTGAACTTTTTGTCACCCCTCGCACTTTCTCGGTGTGGTTCTGTGGGGCAGAAGAAAAGTGGCTTGCAGCAATCGAGCATAAATAAACTGAAATTAACTCGGCTGCGGGGATTTGCTGGCTGCGGTCGGCTTTGACTGTAAGAAAATAGGGCATGCGACACGAGGGAAGATCAAACTACTACTTGGGTGATTTATTTGAACATTAAATTACAACTCATAAAGCACTGCTGGAGCTAAGACTATGCTAAGGGTGGCTTAGTACGAATTCTGATCTGAAGTCCGAAACAGAATCTTTTCTAATTAGAAtacttacttactactttcagtcctgagcacccacggtggtgcagaaggccgaattgaaagatctccatcctgggcgattgcgtgaccaggtcaaatttcggtAGACTTGCATTATtttgttattgaggctgcgcctccatgagcctctgggtctgcctctgctgcgatatccAGCTGGGTTCCAATCCAATCTAATGCTTGCttgtagatttcgtttccgcccctgcgtagaatgtGGCATTGTGGCTGACCTACTTAcacgttgaagatccaattgtgtggccaccatgcacgaatcatataccgcaggcatctattggtgaagacctgcagccgttgagtgttctccgctgatacacatcaggtttcactagcgtatagcagcacagatttcacgttcgaattgaaaattcggattttggtgcgtcgactaatctggttgttcttCCATGCATTCGAAAAAGCAGCCCTCGTCTTCTTGACCCATGCACCTATGTCAATCTTGGTGCTGCCATCGGTTGCCATTTGActatcaagatattggaagctttcaacaatctccactgattgcccagctaccgtaaaactggaagggttaaccgtgtttacatccatcgatttggtcttgttgacgttgatggtaagacctgcctctgaggagcgattggcaagatcattgagcttgctctgcatatcagagcgccgttgagctaggtgAGCAACGtcgtcagccagttcgaagtcatttaggtgatccatggtaatgggctgccaaagcaatccacgatttggttcacggtcaatcgcatataccaggatctcatcgatcacgatgaggaacagtagcggtgattggATACATCCTCGCCCCACTCcaacaacgacccggatgggatcggacaaaacaccgttgtgcagtacactGCACTAAAataccctgtactgtgcttcaatgaggccgatgagttTCTCAGACACACCCttacgcctgagggcttcccacatgttttcgtgattgagacggacgAAAACGtttttgtaatcaatgaacacaaagtagagagactcttggaattcattgatttgctccaggatgatacgggcATTATGGTTCACACagcatcgtccggcacggaatcctgcttgctgccgtcagagagttgcgtcaatcttctgctgtatccggttaaggctcactttgcagaggactttgagaacgatgcacagtaacatgatgccccaccAATTATCGCATTCAGTCAGGTTCTCCTTTTTGGGtatctttactaagacgccttgcatgcagtcgaccggaaatgtcgtggtttcccatTTATTGTAGAATAATtggtgcagcagttgtgcagatactacggggtcagcattAAGTATCTCAGCAGATAtccaaagtaacattttgatgaccatttggttttatgatggttcttacAACCTCTTCTAGGATTCTTGACTTAAAAATATTACTTGGGATGTGATCGACCCTCGGGGTTATGTTCGATTTCATCCTACGAATGACTGTTTCTCTCTCCCGCACTGatgaagcttcggtgttgacacggacaACATTGGCGGATCATGTTGAGGTGTTGATGGCATGATCGAAACTTTAAAAAGGTTTTCAAAGTGCACGAACAAGCGTTTCAACTGATCAGCcaggtcggtcaataactgtccagatgtGTTTTTCACGGGTATCGTAGCATACATCTTAGTCACACTAaaacgacgtgaaacatcgtagaggagacgaatgtcgccggtatttgcggctttctcgccctcgtcggctagagagtcctcccacgctcttttgtcctgcctacatgagcgcttcactttctTCTCAagggccgaatagcgctgacgggcgacggctttggctcctcgtgttttcgctcgctttatCGCGACTTTGACGTTCCTTTCCGCTcctttatcttcctccaggtatcatctgtgatccactgctttcctcGGGTGCATagttcatccaaattattctcgtcGGTGGCGATGAAAGCGTTTTTGATGGGGatccattgatcttctatgcttccaccttccggaatatccacaGCACGATTCTCGTGCTCCTCGacaaaggaccttttcaccgcagcgtcttccagtcggcgtgtgttgaaccgacgcccgattttctcctcctgttgataaatcctagcaatgcgcagtcggatctcgccgattaaaaGGTGATGATCGGACATAATGTCGACACTACGTTTGTTCTTCACAACAAgaatgtaatgaaatcaaatgttggtaaactttttcgtcgatatcatttattggaatggtacctgaccagtataatcaaaaaacacccaactaattaacTTAAAGTGtataaaaaatggcaacaaaccaagtgttctacagtatgatccttctggcgaaccaactgcgattcggctcgttcgacatttgttttgtgttggttcgtcgatccgggaaatcgtgaaccgttctctctttttgggttcgcgagcacgtgagcaaagattgtgtttgatgcgaatcAAAAAACACGTagagcgcatgatgctttccaccactgaacccatgtcactttgtgcactggtcgatgagaaaacagcgatcccccaatcaccatgtctttGTTGTCACAAAACTTTGCAAACAGCTCTCCATTTTCACTTCTTTCTCCGAGATCATGGCATccaatgacgtgctcatagtccgagttgttggaaccaaccttcgcgttgaagtcgcccataaggatcttgatatcatccttcggaatcttatccacgacagcattcagttttaCTGTAAAAGTTTTCTTTGTCTTGCAACTGATATGACGCCGTCCACAAATAACGTAACGTTCAAGGAAGAGGTGGAAGTACCACCGAGTGTTACGGTCCACACAAAAAATTTAGAACTTTTATTCAGAAAAGCTTACCGGAAGAGGTGGGGGTGTTAAAACATGACGTTTTGAAATgatcaaacaaaaacaaacaaattttgaatttattttgttacaaaaatcatagcaagtattacaataaatgtgttacgaaattatgttatatACATTTAAtgtgcataatgtaacaaattttgttattgttttgttttcaaaataataacaaattttgttacaattttgttatggttattcgcCTATTAAAATCCTCAcagcaaaattatatcaaattctgttatttttaacaacggttgttataattttgctattatcttgttatgtgcttctgatCAGGTAGTGCTTCCATCCCAATTTCATCATATATAGCCAGAAGAAAGATTTTGCCGGGGCCTGTGACACAAGTGGTAACACGCTCGTTTCATAAGCGGATGACCCTTTTATCAGTAGTTCTTTCCTTCGAGAGTTGCTGAAACTGACCCTCTTTTGAATCTACGACTCTAACTCAATAGTATCTTACCAGAAATACATCCACAATCTCCTCGAACCATGATCCTAAATATTCGAAAAGACATTGAAGCTTCAAAATAGTTTTATTGTATTCTACCACAGCAATCGATAAACTTTGCGCTTacgatccttagaggaatttctggagaaatacctaaaaaaaatccctgtaggcATACCTAGAGGAttccccgaagcaatttctggaggaaccccaggaggttCCAAGAAACCTCtgggcaaattcctggcggaatcccaggaggagttccctgagaaatccctaaaggaattattggggaaattccgtggaactagccccggaagaatacctggaggaattcctgaatgagtgcctgaagaaacttctggaaaaaaaatttgctggaatcccaggaggaattcctggaggaatcactagaggaattctgggaggaatcccttgagaaatttctgaagaaattccttgacaaattcctaGAAgtgccagaagaatttctggaggaattccaggagaaaatctaggtagaatttctggagaaatcactggaggaatcatcggaggaatccatggaggaatctatggGAGAATCTTTACCTGGtaaattcaatgagaaattcttggatatattcttggaaatctggaagaattccccgaggaatccttgggaaattcttggaggaattcctgaaagaatttctgaagcaatccctggaggatttctggatcaatttgtgcggaaattcctggaggaactcctaaagaaatacctggagtaattcctgggtgaaattctggaggaatgcctggaggaacttcaggaagcaCTCCTggcgaaactcctggagaaatgcctggatgaaaaccTGGAATAACTCCatgataaattccgggaggaattcctgggggaatttctgaaggaatccctggaggagtctcagGTAAGAGGACACTCACTTGTTGTTTTCTCTGCTCAAAAGCATGCAATCTAGGAacgatgtatggacaacttttgccttgtggttttgtctaaaagttagcCGAATTAAGTAGGGGTCTCACAAGCATATCGAAGTCGTAAGAGAGTTgctactctccacgaggtgaatggaaattacactcacctcgttaagaatcgctttcacagctctgtcacgactttggtatgagtGTGCGACctatactttattcggcaaacttttagacaaaaccgcaagaaaaaagtcatccatacatcgtttcttgattgcacgcttctgagctgagaaaatatcaagtgagagtaactctttccaagtgagtgtagtgttctcacccttgcttgagatttctccaggaattccttcagaaatgccttcaggagtttctcccggaatttatccaggagttattccaggtAGTCCTTTGTAAATGAGTGTTTTCATCTCtgatcaggaggaattcatgcaggaatcccaggagtaattcttggaataaGTCTTGGATAAACTCTccgggaggtattcctggagaagtccctaaatgatatcctggaagattcccaggaggaatctctatggaaatccctggatgaactcctggaggaatgcctggaggaatgcctggagaaaatcctgatgacatgcctgtagaaattcctggaggaatctgtagagaaattccttgacaaatctctataagaattcctggaggaaaccctgcatAAGTTCTATGAGGTAtcgctagagaaatccctggaggaattcctggagtacttcctgaagtatttcctgggggaatcactGGAGCATttacaagagaaattccaggatgaattcttgggagaattcctgaagaaatccaaggagcaactcctcaggaaattctataaGGAGTATctaaaaaatcccatgagaaagtaatgaagaaattgctaaaatttctgaggaaatcctgaagaaatccttcaccGAGTACGTagagaagctcttggaggaattcctccagcagctcctgaaggattcccaggagaaattcatgaagaaaccccaggaggaatctcgtaaGCAACCCTCAGAAGcatttctaagggaatctctaaacagttcctggtgGAAGTCtaggataattcctggaggagtttctgaaagcattccaagagaaactcctggaagagttccaaaAAAGAGTTCTTGTAGGCGTTTTTATTACAATtcctgttcctgaaagaatcacagaaggttttttttggagaaatttctgaataaacctgatgaggaatcccggaagcaatcctatGAGGAATGAGCTTTCTtattgaattcctggaataatttctgtaggaatccctgaattaaaaaaactgaagaaatccatgcctgtagtaatttctggacgaattattgaaggaatacttggatggactcctaaaggatttaagtacacaatttttaaacaattcctggattgatttttcaataatctctagtaaattttctgaaagaatatctggaaggcattcctgcagaaatacttcgcgtaaatccagatggaattattggagcaacctctagtggaattctggaagaaatatatggacaaattactgaagaaatctctgaaggattgccTGCAGAAATCCCGTaaaagatctctggagaaattcttgaaggaaacctcGATAAAAGCACTGCAACAATCACAggataaattccaaaaaaaaactaggatcaaatctaaaacagtcattttgattcctcaaaactgtaaTGCCCATATGCATTTTCACAAATCAGGCATACTTCAAAATCAACTCAAAccaggccccctccagaaaaaaaaaatcatagctacGTTAATGATCAACAAAGAGTGGTGCAGAGTGACAAGAACAGAAGAGAAACTAATCCTTCACAGCAACAAACGACAAGAGCGAATGATTGCTTAAGCGCAGGATAGCATGGATCGGAACGACATGCGGACGTTCTATGTAATTGTCAGTGGTGCACGGTACAAGACTGCTCCAGTGCCCACCGACTGCAATGTggaaaggaaatttgctgacaaacAAATCAATTGTGGCAGCAAAGTgggaggagcacttcgaagatttgttgaatgataATATTGATAGTATACCCAGAGAATATAAGTAACATAGGTAATGATGACCAACAAGTGGAGTCACGGACACTAGATGAGGTTACTCCATACCGCTTATTTAAATTGACTCCAGATTCCATGCCTTCTCAAAAAtgtgagctgatttggttgaaaattgagagtgcacaagccctacaaagtatgtatgggaattactatgggaagcTTGTGCActgtcaattttcaaccaaatcagctcaatttttgggaaaaGGCTCAGCATCTGGTTCCTAATCGAATAAGCAGTGTGGAGCAgaacaattttttgaaccacgctattacACAGCCAAAAAGGTAGGTAACCGCTGCGTGTATTGCCCTATTTCATTATGATCTTGGTTGAACTTGGGTTGAACATATGGTTCAACAAAACGCAGTAGGCACTAGGACACAGTATTTACAATGCAACGTTTGTCTATCTAGATCAGCTAGGTAGTCCAAAAAGGTCCAAAAGACCGAAACACAAAAAATAACTAGGAATGGCTTCTGAAACTTCCAAAGTATCGACGAAAATACCTAAGCTCAACAAAAAGGTCGGAAACAAATGCGTGAAGGAAAcgaaaagcgcaaaatcatccaatGCTGTCAAATCAACCTCTCGAATGTGGTCCTACTTCAGCAAACGGCAACCGGAAAGCATTGCGATACTCGATAAGCAGATGAGCAAGAACTCCCATCAACTTGGCCAAATTCCTGCCTACCTGAAAGAACGCAGTAGGACTTTCACAATCAACGAAGAAGATGTTTCAGCATATATTTCCATCCCAAAAAGTTGTGCAGCTTTGGAAGTTATTCCTACACATACTGATCAAAATGAAGCCAAAAATTctgatacaaaaattcttcagaagtcaGACATGTCACGATCAGTCAGCTGCGCGAAAACTCAAACAACCGTTTCAATTTTCGATAAATTCACTGTGGAACACCAGAAGGATCTAGAAAAGTGCGCCGAATCTCGAAAAGAACTCGAAGTCCAGATCGATGACCTACGGCAAATACTGCATAAACCGAAGCTCAACAATCATCCTCCCTTCAATATCGAAAGCGATAGTGTAATACCTTTTCTGAATGTATTTTTGCAGTGTGTATCTAATCATCAAGTTTCTGCAAAGGTGAAATATACAAATTAGGCTTCAATTTCAgttccaaaaacaaaataaagcGGATTTTTCTTTCAGAAACATCGTAACCACCAGAAACAGGAGGAAGAAATTCAAAATCTGGTGTCCACCATTGGTCATTTGGACTTCAAAAGTGCTCAGAATCGAAACATGATTCAAGCATTGAGAGTTCAGAACAGACGATATAGGAAACAGGTTGAACTACTGGACTTCTACGCTCAACGGTATTCTCAaaagaacaaattcctgaagcaagaaTTGGCAAATCTGAAGTAGACTCAAATTATTGTAGATTTGTCCGGAGTTTTTACGCAGATCTGAATAAAGTATGACGAACCAAAGTCGTGCCAATCAATATTCCCCCCAGGTTCACCGGGTAACATTCCGATAAACTATAAAAACTGCGGTGCAAACTGATTACCGAACATTTTTCTCCTCGTCGAGTCATACGTAACAACAAACGGGTACACGGGCAGAGATAAAGAGCTACTTTCTTCTCGCAAATTATCACCAACTTCCAGCAGCAGGTTCGAAGTTGTTCGTACGAGTTTTAAACTTTGCTCCTACAGATTGTTGCGGAGTGTGGTTGGCAAGTGTCTTGCAGCCCGAGGTGATTGCATGATAGCGCGTCAAAGTCTCGCAGATGAAATTGCAACCGAAAGGGAGCAGTCGTCGTCAGTCGAGTGGTTGGTGATCTGCTGCTATCAGATCTGTTTCACCACCCGGCAGGGGAGCTCTATCCTGCTGGGACTGGTGACGGCGGCGATGGTTACAACTATCTGGGAGCTGGGTAATACTGGGTTGCGTAGAGTGTTCATTACATTAGATACAGTATAATTAGATTATTCAATAATGTCGAAACCTCAGAAGCATTTAAAAAATGTATGACAGTTTTGATTTATCTTCATCATGTCTAGTAAGAATACGTTTCTCTTAAAATCAACAGCAATCATTAAAATGATGACATCACATTTCCCGGCATTTCGGTTCTGAGTCTATGTATTAATTAACGTAAATTAATTTTCCGTAAGGAACAAATCACATTTCAGAAGATAGGTCATTTCGGGAAGTACATTCTGGGAAACGTAACTCCGGAAAATGTATTACGATcattcaaaatagttattttcatACCTAAACCGAAAGTTGACTGGATCTTCTACTCTGGTTTGGCTACATTAACTTTTGTTTTcgtttaacccgtaaacacccgggacgatctacttttggtagaaatgcaatatcttttttgttttaaaacattttaccccggaattttttttatagtcaaggggaatagttgtgctaagaaatgcatggtacctcccccctttgcaccctccccccttttgcaggGAGgggaaaatacgtggctttttttgtattttttataatttgtacatgtttttgctcaaatttcatcgttttgctaatcatcaatagttttcactgatcctagacatgcaatgtattactacctatCATAGTCTGtggaagttttgatcccagagctattctaaggcctccaaagtactccgaagtttgtggcacaaatccaacattctcaaccaaattttatacacgatgaatgatcacagaacattgtttacagtactcaaaaagcctgaaagcacccctagaaaatttatggtacaggaattgggtgatctaggtcatccaaactactctggaaatcattttcttaagatctaaaacatctaccatcgcatcgtttgtgttcactctgttcaagaaatttagtcacgttgatgtccattagacctcaaaATGCTATtaacaacttgatattgtggtagttggatattccgtgaaatacaaatggcctccaataaacTTTgcagtttggcttacgatatctacatactgtctcatgctttagttgtgaaacattttcgtggaatgtagtctatagcgcagatggaacctcagtgcacatctataatgcttttggtatattcatgggatattccaggctttccaaactattctggagttaggaacttcaaggtcttcaggttctactcttgtttttcttcactctatcggcataattccttcacgattgtgtctgttgtacctcattatattacgagtatctgtatttgttgctagttgggtgtccactggcatataaatggacccaatgtattttgaagtatgggtcgcaatatctgtaaatcttgggATATTTCTATTTTAGCGAATGCTTgcagaatataatctacgctactcttagaacctcagagtgcaattctgataacaaagcaacattcacttggtgatctaggtcatccaaactattctggaattaagaccttcaagctctacaagctctactcttgtatatctttattttatcgatgtacttcttccacgattacctctgttgtatctcataatttgttgagtattTGTGTTACTTGCGCATCCACTTacatacaaatgttctttatggtatttggaagtgtcggaaattacccaagaatttctctaggcgttcctcggaaattcctccaggagtcccacaGAAATGCATCGTGATGTTATCCGAGaatatctctacgagttcctagggaatgtcccagggcttcccgtgaaattcttcaggagcttCCCTGCAGTTTCTCGAAATTTTCACCAGGAGCTTTGCTctcattccttcaggagttcctcaggaattactttaagaacctttcgaaaaatcatgcaggagttcctcgagaattcctctgaaactccctcaggaattcctccgaaaaattccccaaggattccacgggagtcccccaaaggatttctccagacttTCCCTTCAtcaaggaagttttcccaagagttcctccagaaatttctcctggaattcctccagaaagttttccaggaatttctccctgaatattcctaagaatttctctagggattcccccagcggTTTTTCtagtagttcttccagggattccttcaaggattccttcaggaatatacccagggattcctgcatggattcctccatggattcagccaggaattcattcaagcattcctccaggaattcctccagagctccttcagaaaatcttccaagatttcctccagcaattaattcagggatttctccaggattcaagggattcttccagaaatttctccagggtttcctccagagtttcctccagcacttcccccagaaatttctccgaaaattccttcagaagtaatttctccaagaattcatccagaaattcctccaagacatctgcctagaattcttccaagaatccctccagaaattccaaaaactcctactgaaccttccccaagaattttaccagagaaccctctaagatatctgccaataatcccttcaggagtttcaccagaaaatcctccagggattttttaagaaatgcctttaaaaattcatttgaaaaatcctccagaaattcctttatgaatacctcctaaattcttcaagaaacctccagaaattcattaagaaaatacTTTTGGgacacctccagggattccaccgagaattccttcaaggatccgagacttcttccaagaatccctccaacaTTTCTCGAGGAAacactccaaggatttctgcaaaactttctccaaaaattcctccaggaatttctccgaatattcctccaagaatccgtccaggattttttttagaaattctttcaagatgtccaacaggaactctaataagtatttctccaagacctgcctTAATATTTatgccaaaattcctccaagaattcgtcctggaatttggccagggaatcctttataaatttctctaggaatacctccagggtttttcaataaataccttcagaaattcctccagaaatgcctactggattatccccgggaattcctccaagaattccttcaggatatcctccaagaattcgtccaggaatttctccaagacatccaccaagaactccttcaacaatcccttctagaatttctttccatgaattccttcaggaaaacctccaaga contains the following coding sequences:
- the LOC115259145 gene encoding uncharacterized protein LOC115259145 → MASETSKVSTKIPKLNKKVGNKCVKETKSAKSSNAVKSTSRMWSYFSKRQPESIAILDKQMSKNSHQLGQIPAYLKERSRTFTINEEDVSAYISIPKSCAALEVIPTHTDQNEAKNSDTKILQKSDMSRSVSCAKTQTTVSIFDKFTVEHQKDLEKCAESRKELEVQIDDLRQILHKPKLNNHPPFNIESDSVIPFLNVFLQCVSNHQVSAKVKYTN